The Kordia sp. SMS9 genome window below encodes:
- a CDS encoding biopolymer transporter ExbD, with protein sequence MGRRNIPEVNAGSMADIAFLLLIFFLVTTTFEEDKGINRKLPPMPPPGVTPPIIKQKNLFTVLVNKNNDLLVEEEVMEMKDLRKAAIDFLDNGGGTNEKGESCTYCKGKKDPESSDHPNKAIISVRNDRETNYKTFMSVQNELVGAYNELRNRESQRLYKRDYTEMLATAADPQIPEAVKEDLKKKMDVIKELFPLKISEAETNTN encoded by the coding sequence ATGGGAAGAAGAAACATACCAGAAGTAAATGCAGGATCGATGGCAGACATCGCATTCTTACTTCTTATCTTTTTCTTAGTAACAACGACATTCGAGGAGGACAAAGGGATTAACAGAAAGTTACCACCAATGCCGCCTCCTGGAGTAACGCCACCAATCATCAAACAAAAGAACTTATTTACCGTATTGGTAAATAAAAACAATGATCTTTTGGTTGAAGAAGAAGTTATGGAGATGAAAGATTTGCGTAAAGCCGCAATCGATTTTCTCGATAACGGTGGAGGAACTAACGAAAAAGGAGAGAGTTGTACCTATTGTAAAGGTAAAAAAGATCCAGAATCTTCAGATCATCCAAACAAAGCGATCATCTCTGTTAGAAATGATAGGGAAACAAATTATAAGACGTTTATGTCTGTACAAAATGAGCTTGTGGGTGCATATAATGAATTGCGTAATCGTGAATCACAACGATTGTACAAAAGAGATTATACGGAAATGTTAGCTACGGCAGCAGATCCACAAATACCAGAAGCTGTAAAAGAAGATTTGAAGAAAAAGATGGATGTAATTAAAGAATTATTTCCACTAAAGATATCTGAAGCAGAAACAAATACTAATTAA
- a CDS encoding biopolymer transporter ExbD, with protein MSKFKKKKSGELPPVSTAALPDIVFMLLFFFMTVTTFKKDDYKVAQKFPYADQVQKLDKNDPIIYIYAGKPSERYQKDVGTQAKIQLNDKFANVSEIKDYWFNTLNNEVGQEYRLVATTALKVDGETNMGLVADIKQQLREINALKINYTTRTGEASDNEK; from the coding sequence ATGTCTAAATTTAAAAAGAAAAAAAGTGGTGAATTGCCACCAGTTTCTACAGCAGCGTTACCAGATATTGTATTCATGTTATTATTTTTCTTTATGACGGTAACCACGTTTAAGAAAGACGATTACAAGGTAGCACAAAAGTTTCCGTATGCGGATCAGGTGCAAAAGTTAGACAAAAATGATCCTATCATTTATATCTATGCTGGAAAACCAAGTGAACGCTATCAGAAAGACGTGGGAACACAAGCAAAAATTCAGTTAAATGATAAGTTTGCGAATGTTTCTGAAATCAAAGATTACTGGTTTAATACGTTGAACAATGAAGTTGGTCAAGAATATAGACTTGTTGCCACTACTGCTTTAAAAGTAGATGGAGAAACCAATATGGGTCTTGTCGCTGATATTAAGCAACAACTTCGTGAGATTAACGCATTGAAAATTAACTATACCACCAGAACAGGTGAGGCTAGTGATAATGAAAAATAG
- a CDS encoding porin family protein, translating to MKYIIIGIFMIFGWQFGLAQEEIVQDTISDEKYREDQFYIGFTYNILQNRPSGISQNNLSNGIHLGVIRDFPINKKRNKAIGIGLGYSYNSYFHNLKAIETDSGVLYEAIESDESFRRNKYRTHELELPIEFRWRTSTATSYKFWRIYGGFKVSYIFSGISKFVGDSGTIKFQNDDINRLQYGLTLSAGYNTWNFHVYYGLNTLFKEDTFTTNGEQFDMNTIKVGLMFYIL from the coding sequence ATGAAATATATTATTATCGGTATTTTTATGATTTTTGGATGGCAATTTGGACTTGCGCAAGAAGAAATTGTGCAAGACACCATTTCTGATGAAAAGTACCGAGAAGATCAATTTTACATCGGATTCACCTATAATATTCTTCAAAATCGTCCTAGTGGAATTTCTCAAAATAATTTATCTAATGGAATACATTTAGGAGTTATTCGCGATTTTCCAATCAATAAAAAGCGAAATAAAGCCATTGGAATTGGTTTAGGCTATTCGTATAATTCCTATTTCCACAATTTGAAAGCTATAGAAACCGACTCAGGAGTTTTATATGAAGCTATTGAAAGCGATGAAAGTTTTCGGCGAAATAAATACCGAACCCATGAACTAGAATTGCCTATTGAGTTTCGTTGGCGAACTTCCACAGCAACAAGTTATAAATTTTGGCGTATCTATGGCGGATTCAAAGTGAGTTATATCTTTTCAGGAATTTCCAAATTTGTGGGCGATAGCGGAACGATTAAATTTCAAAATGACGATATCAATCGTTTGCAGTATGGACTTACGCTAAGTGCAGGATATAATACTTGGAATTTTCATGTGTATTACGGATTGAACACACTTTTTAAAGAAGATACGTTTACCACCAATGGAGAACAGTTTGATATGAATACCATCAAAGTCGGGTTGATGTTTTATATTTTATAA